CGAAATGGGGAGTCGATCAGTCGCCGTGACGACGGCGAAGTTCCCGTCCTCCCTTGGTCATCGATATAAATATTCAAATAATTCAAAAAGTTGAATGAAAGAATTCTGGGCGGACTGTTTGGCGCGTTTCGAAAGCGAATTGCCGGCGCAGCAATTCAACGCATGGATCAAATCGCTGCGCGTCGAGACGGACGACGCTGAACGCCGGCTGCGTCTGCTCGCCCCGAATGGTTTCATTCTGCGCTGGGTGCGCGAGCGCTACCTCGATCGCGTCGAATCGCTTGCGCGGCAATATTTCCCGGAACCCATCACGATCGACCTCTCACTCGACGAGAAACCCACCGGCCTGCTGCAGGAATCCTCGGGCAAGGTTGCCGAAGGCATTGCCATCCTGCCTGACAGGAAAGAAATCGACGCAAGCAGAAAAAAATTCGCCGATCCGGTCGATCTGCCCGAATATGGGTTGACGCGGCTGAATCCCGATTTCACGTTCAGCACTCTGGTCACCGGCCGTTCCAACGACATGGCGCGCGCCGCTGCCCAGCAGGTCGCCGTGAATCCAGGCTCCTCATACAACCCGTTGTTCATCTACGGCGGCGTCGGATTGGGCAAGACGCACCTCATTCACGCCCTGGGCAATGAAGTGTTGCGCCACTCTCCGAACAAGGTCATCCGCTATCTCCATGCAGAGGACTACTATTCCGACGTAATCCGCGCCTATCAACAAAAATCCTTCGACACCTTCAAGCGTACCTACCGTTCGCTCGACGTCCTGCTGATCGACGACATCCAGTTTTTCAATGGCAAGGCACGCACGCAGGAAGAGTTCTTCTACGTCTTCAATGCACTGGTCGAAGCGAAAAAGCAGATCGTCATCACCTGCGACACCTATCCGAAAGACATCCAGGGCATCGAGGAGCGGCTGATTTCCCGCTTCGACTGGGGGCTGACCGTCCAGATCGAACCACCCGAGCTGGAAATGCGCGTCGCCATCCTGAAGAAAAAGGCAGCCAGCGAGTCGATCGAACTCGGCGACGACGTCGCCTTCCTGATCGCCAAGCATCTGCGCTCCAATGTCCGCGAGCTCGAAGGTGCACTGAAGAAGGTGCTCGCCTTCGCGCGTTTCCACAATCGCGAAATCAATCTCGAGCTCGCCAAGGAAGCGCTGAAGGACATCATCGGTGCTCACAACCGCCAGATCACCCTGGAACTGATCCAGAAGACCGTCGCCGACTATTTCAAGATCAAGGTCGCCGACATGTATTCGAAAAAGCGCAACCGCGCCATTGCCCGTCCTCGCCAAGTGGCGATGTGGCTGGCACGTGACTTGACACCCCACAGCCTGCCGGAAATCGGCGAGGCTTTCGGTGGCCGCGACCATACGACGGTGCTGCACGCCTGCCGCACGATCGCCGAGTTGCGCAACAAGGATAGTCTCCTCAACAAGGACCTGCTCGTGCTCTCGCAAACCATCAAAGGCTGAAAAAATTCACAACACCCGCATGAGCAAGACTTGGAAAAAATGTGAATAACTCGTCCGACTCGCTCACCCAAGGATTCCATCCACTTTCGTCCACAGCTTTCCACAACCCTATCCACGACCCGCAACGAATTGTCAATCCATTGTTTCATATGGATTTAAACTCTTCATCCACAGTTTCGCCCTTCCCTCAATATCATCATTAGGGGTTATCAAGATGCTTCTATACAAAGGCCCTCGCGATCAGTTGCTGGTTCCCCTGCAAGCGGTGTGCGGCATCGTCGAAAAACGGCACACCTTGCCGATCCTTTCGAACGTGTTGATCGAGAAGATGGGCGAACGCCTGATGTTGCTGGCGACCGACATCGAGATGCAGATCCGCACCTCGACGGTATCGAGCGGGCCTGAGGCTGCTGCCATCACGGTAGCAGCGCGCAAACTGCAGGACATCCTGCGTTCTCTGCCGGAATCCAGCGAGGTGAGCCTGACTCTCGATGACAAGCGCTTGCAGCTTACGGCCGGAAAGAGCCGCTTTAGCCTCCAGACCTTGCCA
This genomic interval from Sulfuricystis multivorans contains the following:
- the dnaA gene encoding chromosomal replication initiator protein DnaA; the encoded protein is MKEFWADCLARFESELPAQQFNAWIKSLRVETDDAERRLRLLAPNGFILRWVRERYLDRVESLARQYFPEPITIDLSLDEKPTGLLQESSGKVAEGIAILPDRKEIDASRKKFADPVDLPEYGLTRLNPDFTFSTLVTGRSNDMARAAAQQVAVNPGSSYNPLFIYGGVGLGKTHLIHALGNEVLRHSPNKVIRYLHAEDYYSDVIRAYQQKSFDTFKRTYRSLDVLLIDDIQFFNGKARTQEEFFYVFNALVEAKKQIVITCDTYPKDIQGIEERLISRFDWGLTVQIEPPELEMRVAILKKKAASESIELGDDVAFLIAKHLRSNVRELEGALKKVLAFARFHNREINLELAKEALKDIIGAHNRQITLELIQKTVADYFKIKVADMYSKKRNRAIARPRQVAMWLARDLTPHSLPEIGEAFGGRDHTTVLHACRTIAELRNKDSLLNKDLLVLSQTIKG